Genomic DNA from Leptospira venezuelensis:
GTAAATGCTTCATGAGATCCGTAACCTATATCCAAAGCAAGATCTAAAATATTAGCTTCTTTTTCCGCCAAAGTTTTAGCTGCCTCGCTTAGGCGTCGCCCTCTCAGATATCTCATCAAAGAAATTCCCATGGTCAAAGAGAAAGTGCGTGTCAAATGAAAGGGAGAAACCCCTGCATTTTTAGCTACATCTTCTAAAGAGATATCCTCTTTAGAATGACCTTCGATAAACCAGAGAGCCTTTTGAACAAAATCCATTGCAGTCCTTGGTACTGTTTCCAATATCCTAAGCTTAAACTTTTACTCGTGCTTGATAGTTCTTGCGATTTGAAAATTTTTTTTACTTTTTTGGATATAATTTAAAACCAAGTTTTTTAGCCACTGATCTGAATTTTTCATCCATAGAACATAGGATCAAATCGTCCGAGATTGACTTTCTGATATGCAATGCAGTGGCCAAGTGAGCAGCATCCAAGGATTTAAGTTCTAAAACTTCTTTGTTCTTGCGAATCTCTGTTCGAATATCATCATCTAGATTTTTTAAATTGATTTGAGAAATAAATTCTCCCAGAAAACCTTCCGCGTCTTTAAACCAATTTTTAGGCAGATGTTTGCCTTCTTTAGAATAGGTGAAATATAAACTTCTGAAACTTTCTATCTCAAGCAAGATAGAAGCGAACTTGAGATTAGATTTGTTGAAATAATCCAAATGGTCTTCGTAACCGGCTTCTGCATAAAGAATATTTAATAGAAGACTAGTATCGATATATAAGACCATTTAATCCCTGTCCTCTCTGTAAGCCTCCTTCCAAGCTGCAGAGACTTTTGTTTTGGTTCCAGCATTTAATAATAAGGACTTTGGAATATTGATTCCTTTTGGATTTTTAGCAGGGGTAATAGAATTAGAAGTCACTGCTTCTTCCAGATACCGTTTAGTGAGATCTGATTTTTCGTCGAATTTTTTGATCTCTGCAATAGGATGATTTCTGTCCAAAATTAGGACAGTCTCCCCACCACGTACAAAATCTAGAAAACTACTTAGATTATTTTTAAGATCTTTAATCCCGACCGCTCTCATACCTAAAATTGTAGCTACCAGGGCCACTTCGTCAACCCATTTTAGGCAAAATCCTTACTTTCCAATCGCCTTTTCCAGAGTGTTCCAAGCGAGCGTAGCGCATTTGATACGTGCCGGAATTTTCTTTACCGCTTCCATAGATTCTAGGTCTTCATATTCTTCGGAAAAATTCGGGACCTTGTCTTCTAAAAGCATTCCCTTAAACTCTTGCAAAAGTGATTTTGCTTCGGAAATTGTTTTGCCGTAAAGACAATCGGTTAACATAGAAGCGGATGCTTGGGAGATAGAACAGCCCCTCCCTACAAAACTGATCTCGGAAATAATCTCTCCGTTCAGTTTTAAGAAGAGTTCTACTTCATCACCACAGAGAGGATTAACTCCTTCTTGATGAAGATGGAAGTGTTCCATCTTTCCATGATGTCTTGGGTTTTGGTAATGATCGAGTAGTACTTCTTGGTAAAGACTATCGCTTAAGGACACGGCCAAAAATCTCCTTCACTTTCTTTAGACCTACCAAAAGAGAATCTACGTCTTCTTTGGTATTATAAAGATAGAAAGAAGCACGGCAGGTGCCTGCGATTCCTTTGAAGTCCATGAAAGGCTGAGCGCAATGATGTCCCACTCGGATTGCAATCCCTTCTTCGTCCAGAATAGAACCTACATCGTGAGGATGTACTCCTGGAAAATTGAAGGAGATCACTCCGCCTCTTTTGCTTAGATCGTTTGTTCCGTACAGTTCCAAACCGCCGAAATCTTCTAATCGATCCAAAGCATATTGTAGGAGTTCCAACTCATGGTTTCTGATCTCTTGCATTCCCACTGATTCTAAATATTCAAGTGCAGCACCGAACCCGATAACTCCGGAAATATTTGGAGTCCCAGCTTCTAATCTTGCAGGAAGATCTGCATAAGTGGATTTGTCTTTCCAGACTTTGGAGATCATGTCCCCTCCTCCCATCCAAGGAGGCATTGTATCTAAGATCTCTTCCTTAGCGTAGAGAATTCCTACACCAGTTGGTCCAAGCATCTTATGCGCGGAAAATGCGTAAAAATCATAGTCTTCTTTTTGAACGTTTGTTGGAAGGTGACAGATCCCTTGGGCTCCGTCGATCAACACTTTCGCTCCAACCTCTCTTGCTCTACGGATAATCGCAGAAAGATCGTGAATGGTACCGGTCACATTGGACATCTGAGCAAGAGCGACTAACTTCACTCTTTCAGTAATGATCTCATCCAGATTAGTCAGATCCAAAGTGGAATCTTGATTGAGAGGTATAAATTTCAATACTGCTTGTTTTTCCTGGGCCAACATTTGCCAAGGAACTAAATTAGAATGATGCTCTAACTCGGTGAGCACAATCTCGTCGCCTTCGTGGATATTAGTACGTCCCCAAGATTGGGCGACTAAGTTGATGGATTCAGTAGTATTGCGAGTAAATATAACAACCTTAGCGCAGGCAGCTCCAATAAAACGAGAAGTTCTGATACGAGCCATCTCATATTTTTCGGTAGCCTTTTGAGAAAGATAATACACTCCACGGTGAATGTTCGCATTCTCCGCTTCATAATATTTACGGATAGTATCTATAACAGATTTAGGTTTTTGAGAACTGGCGGCACTGTCCAGAAACACCAAGGGCTTCCCGTTCATCTTTGTAGATAGAATCGGAAAATCTCCGCGTATCTTTTCGAGATCAAAACTCAAAGCCTCTGCTCTCCTCGGTTCCCCATGTCAATCCTCTAACTCCACTTCGACTTCGTCACCTACGATTCTAGTCTTATAGACTGGCAAATCTTCCACCGCAGGCATACAAAGTACCTTTCCCGTGCGAATATTAAACTTTGCAGAATGTCTTGGACAAACGATTACGTCCCCTTCCAATTCTCCTGTCGATATATCCTCACCGTCATGAGTACAAAGATCTGCGAATGCACAGACTTCGTCCCCCAGTCTAGTCAACCCCACCCTATGGTAACGGGTCTCTGCTACGAATACCTCGCCTTCTTTCAAATCGGAAAGTTTAGCTAGTTTCTGAAATTCGCCCATTACTCGCCCAACATCCTAGATTCTATCATAGAGGATAATTCTTCGCGAATAGTTTCAGAAGGAAATTCTCTAACTACTTCGGTCAAGAATCCTTCTACGATCATTTTGCGGGCTTCTTCTTCTGAGATGCCTCGAGAAGCTAAGTAGAATAATTGCTCTTCGTCTATTTCTCCGACTGTTGCACCGTGCTCACATTTCACGCTATCGGCAAATACTTCCAATTTAGGAATAGATTCTGCTCTTGCAGTTCTGTCGAGGAGTAGATTGTTATTAATCTGAATCGCACCCACATCCTTGCAATGAGAAGGTATATGAAGGTTCCCTGTAAAAACATGATGAGCCTTCTCTCTTACAACAGTACGATATAAGATAGAACTTTGAGCGTGACTTTCGGAATGAAGAATTCGAATTTCAGTGTCCTGAAACTCTCTCGCTTTTAACGGAGAAAACCCCACATAACGTGTCCAGCATCCTTTTCCAGCAACATTCGTATCGTAGAACGATTTACCTTTGTATCCACCCCAAGAAGCAATACTTGCATGAAACTTGGAATCCTTCTCTTGAACTCCATAGGTAGCTCTAAAATGAAAAGTAGAATCTCCCAAATTTTCCAAACTAGAATACTGAAAATCTCCGTTAGGAGGAGTGAGAAGAATAGTGACTCCACTCATGAGCACCAAATCTTTCTGAGAAGGAGATTCCCATCTTTCCAGAAAATTGGATTTAGCTCCCGGAACAGCATCTACGATCAAAAGTGGAAGAATGATATTTCCATCCTTACATTCAATTTTAATCTCAGGAAAAGAAGAAGGATCTGGACCAAGCTGCACATAATACGCGTGAGTGAACCTGGAAAAAACAAAAAGAGGAAACCATTCTTTAGAATAAAATGAAACTGCAGAACCTGCTTTTTTTAAAACTTCTGAAAGTTTTTCAGGGGGAAGATCTTGCAATTTTGTGACTTTAGCGTTTCCAGAAACAGTCACAGAAGAATCAGGGCAAACTTTAGTATATTCTGAAATTTTAAAATTAGAAAGACTGATCTTTCTCCAAGATTCCAAAGAAGAATCGGGAAATATAGCAGAGTTCAGCAGTTTTTCGGCGTTCGTACGGAATTCGGTAAGAATGGATGGCTCCTTCTTATCTTTTATATATTCCGAAATAGATCCCGCCAAAAGCATCCCTTTATTTCGCTCCGTTCAGGATCCAATCGTATCCTTTTTCTTCTAATTCCAGAGCAAGCTCTCTTCCACCAGTTTTGAGGATCTTACCTTGTGCGAATACGTGAACAAAATCAGGAGTCACGTAATTTAACATTCTTTGGTAATGTGTGATTAGCAGTATGGATCTTTCCGCTGACTTATTTTTAGTGATCCCTTCGCTGATAATTCTAAGTGCGTCTATATCTAAACCTGAATCAGTTTCATCTAGAACTGAAAGTTTCGGTTTAAGAAGAGTCATCTGAAGGATCTCATTTCTTTTTTTCTCTCCACCTGAAAATCCGTCGTTCACGTATCTTCCGATCCAAGTATCAGGAACTTCTAATAAGGCAGTGGCTTCTTTAAGCTCTTTGCGGAATTCTTTTACGGGTAGATCCTTGCCTCGGACCGATTTTAAGATGGTACGTAAAAAATTACCGATCGTTACGCCTGGGATGCTGGTTGGGTATTGGAAACATAGAAAGATGCCGGCCCTCGCTCTTTCGTCCGTTGGTTTTTCGAGAAGGGACTCCCCTCTGAAAAGTATATCCCCAGAGATCACCTTATATTTAGGGTGACCCATAATGACATTTGATAATGTACTTTTTCCGGATCCATTAGGACCCATGATGGCATGGACTTCTCCCTCGCCGATGGTGAGGTCGACTCCTTTTAGGATTTCCTGAACTTCACCGGATTCGGTTTCCACTCCGGCGCGAAGATTTAAAATTTTGAGTAGTTCCGCCACGTATAGGACCCCTGCCTAGGACTATGTTTTTATTCCTGAGGCGGAGATCAATAGGAAAGATGTTTGGAAGCCGAGACTTCAGTAGGATTCCCAATCCAGGCGTAGAATGAGAACATGATTCTCGCCCAGATTCAGGGTGAATAAGACATATTGACGTTTGGTTTCTATATCATGGAAAGGTTCAGTAAATCCGGAAACTCTGCTAGAATGATAGGTTTCTGCCTTATGACGGATGAAGAATGGTTTCCAAGCGTAGTTATTTCCTACCTCGGTGAGTAATCTTGTCCAAGGAAGGTCGTATGCTTCTCTTTTGAAAGTTGGAGTAACCTGATAGCCGTGCATATCTGTGACTAAAACTGAAGTTGTCTCTAAAGGAAGTCTGTCCAGGATAGAACTCAATGCATCCGTCATCTTTTCTTCGGAAGAAGTCTCCAAATCTTTGAATAAGTTCACAAACTGATCTAAGAAGGCTTGTTCTTTTCT
This window encodes:
- a CDS encoding PIN domain-containing protein, giving the protein MVLYIDTSLLLNILYAEAGYEDHLDYFNKSNLKFASILLEIESFRSLYFTYSKEGKHLPKNWFKDAEGFLGEFISQINLKNLDDDIRTEIRKNKEVLELKSLDAAHLATALHIRKSISDDLILCSMDEKFRSVAKKLGFKLYPKK
- a CDS encoding type II toxin-antitoxin system Phd/YefM family antitoxin, producing MALVATILGMRAVGIKDLKNNLSSFLDFVRGGETVLILDRNHPIAEIKKFDEKSDLTKRYLEEAVTSNSITPAKNPKGINIPKSLLLNAGTKTKVSAAWKEAYREDRD
- the sufU gene encoding Fe-S cluster assembly sulfur transfer protein SufU, with amino-acid sequence MSLSDSLYQEVLLDHYQNPRHHGKMEHFHLHQEGVNPLCGDEVELFLKLNGEIISEISFVGRGCSISQASASMLTDCLYGKTISEAKSLLQEFKGMLLEDKVPNFSEEYEDLESMEAVKKIPARIKCATLAWNTLEKAIGK
- a CDS encoding cysteine desulfurase — its product is MSFDLEKIRGDFPILSTKMNGKPLVFLDSAASSQKPKSVIDTIRKYYEAENANIHRGVYYLSQKATEKYEMARIRTSRFIGAACAKVVIFTRNTTESINLVAQSWGRTNIHEGDEIVLTELEHHSNLVPWQMLAQEKQAVLKFIPLNQDSTLDLTNLDEIITERVKLVALAQMSNVTGTIHDLSAIIRRAREVGAKVLIDGAQGICHLPTNVQKEDYDFYAFSAHKMLGPTGVGILYAKEEILDTMPPWMGGGDMISKVWKDKSTYADLPARLEAGTPNISGVIGFGAALEYLESVGMQEIRNHELELLQYALDRLEDFGGLELYGTNDLSKRGGVISFNFPGVHPHDVGSILDEEGIAIRVGHHCAQPFMDFKGIAGTCRASFYLYNTKEDVDSLLVGLKKVKEIFGRVLKR
- a CDS encoding non-heme iron oxygenase ferredoxin subunit, encoding MGEFQKLAKLSDLKEGEVFVAETRYHRVGLTRLGDEVCAFADLCTHDGEDISTGELEGDVIVCPRHSAKFNIRTGKVLCMPAVEDLPVYKTRIVGDEVEVELED
- a CDS encoding SufD family Fe-S cluster assembly protein, giving the protein MLLAGSISEYIKDKKEPSILTEFRTNAEKLLNSAIFPDSSLESWRKISLSNFKISEYTKVCPDSSVTVSGNAKVTKLQDLPPEKLSEVLKKAGSAVSFYSKEWFPLFVFSRFTHAYYVQLGPDPSSFPEIKIECKDGNIILPLLIVDAVPGAKSNFLERWESPSQKDLVLMSGVTILLTPPNGDFQYSSLENLGDSTFHFRATYGVQEKDSKFHASIASWGGYKGKSFYDTNVAGKGCWTRYVGFSPLKAREFQDTEIRILHSESHAQSSILYRTVVREKAHHVFTGNLHIPSHCKDVGAIQINNNLLLDRTARAESIPKLEVFADSVKCEHGATVGEIDEEQLFYLASRGISEEEARKMIVEGFLTEVVREFPSETIREELSSMIESRMLGE
- the sufC gene encoding Fe-S cluster assembly ATPase SufC, whose protein sequence is MAELLKILNLRAGVETESGEVQEILKGVDLTIGEGEVHAIMGPNGSGKSTLSNVIMGHPKYKVISGDILFRGESLLEKPTDERARAGIFLCFQYPTSIPGVTIGNFLRTILKSVRGKDLPVKEFRKELKEATALLEVPDTWIGRYVNDGFSGGEKKRNEILQMTLLKPKLSVLDETDSGLDIDALRIISEGITKNKSAERSILLITHYQRMLNYVTPDFVHVFAQGKILKTGGRELALELEEKGYDWILNGAK